Below is a window of Rhipicephalus sanguineus isolate Rsan-2018 chromosome 9, BIME_Rsan_1.4, whole genome shotgun sequence DNA.
GTTTATGGACGCACCCGCCAGGAGCATGACGCCAGACTGAGCCAGGTGCTATCTCGTCTTGCAAAagcaggcatcacgttgaacgaGGACAAGTGTCGCTTTGGGGTATCCGAGGTCTCCTTCCTCGGAGTTGTCGTCTCAGCTAAGGGTATCAGGCCGGATCCAAGCAAGGTTGAAGCAGTCAAAGCTATGGAAGCTCCCACAGACGTCGCCGGTGTTAGACGACTGCTTGGAATGGTGAATCATCTCGCCAGATTCCTGCCACACATCTCGGACGTCACAGCACACATCAGAGCCTTGCTGAACAAGTCTGCGAGTTGGGTGTGGCAGCATGAGCaagaggcagcattcaagaaggtcAAAGAACTCTTGACGTCAGACAGGTGCATGGCCAAGTACCACCCGTCGTATGCCACGACAGTATCCGCAGATGCAAGCTCTTTCGGACTCGGCGCAGTACAGTTGCAGACTCAACCCTCGGGAGAGCGTCGCCCAGTCGCATTCGCTTCGAGGTCAATGACGAGTACCGAACAGCGTTACAGCCagaccgaaaaagaagctttggcaacgacatgggctatccaaaggttcgacgagtttgtCCGTGGCATCACCTTCGATGTCGAGACCGACCACCTGCCTCTCGTTTCACTTCTGGCCAAGATGGAAGTGGATATGTTGCCGCCTCGTATTCAGAGACTACGGCTCAAGACAATGCAGTACCAGTTTCGCATGCTGCACGTGCCAGGAAAACTGATAGCAACAGCAGATGCCttatcacgtatcacccacaAGGCATCCACTCCTGTAGACACGGTGGAACTCTTCGCAGCACAAGTAGTCGGCTGCATGTCGGAAGTCTTGCCACTCCGCCCTGAAGATGTACGACAGGCACAAGAATCCGATGCAGAGTGCAAGGCTCTCATCTCCTTCTGCCAGCAAGGTTGGCCACGAAAGACcaagctacctctgcatgtgtcGAAGTATGCCTCCGTGGCAGACGAGCTCTCTGTCTGCGATGGtatcctgctgaaaggccccAGGATCGTCATCCCATCATCTCTTCAGCCGGCGGTCTTGACGCTGTTGCACGAAGGCCATCAGGGCATCAACAGGACCAAAGCCCTAGCTCGGGAGTCGGTTTGGTGGCCGGGTATCTCAGCAGACATTGCCTCTCTCGTCGCCAACTGCAAACAGTGCGCTTCCACCCGGGTGAACCTTGCAGAACCCCTAGTCTCCACAGCTCTACCTGGATGCCCTTGGGAATTTCTTGGAATGGACTTGTTCCATCTCAATGGCCAGACGTTCCTCCTGGTGGTGGACTACTACTCGAGGTTCCCCGAGGTGGTGACCCTGAGAAGCACTACAGCTCGGGCAGTCATCGATGCTCTCAAAAGCATCTTCGCACGCCAAGGAATCCCACAAGACGTCAGGTCGGACAACGGCCCACCATTCTTGTCACAAGAGTTTGCGGCATTCGCAGTGTCTTATGGCTTCAACCATGCGACCAGTAGCCCACACTACGCCCAGTCAAacggagaggcagagaggatggtACGGACAGTCAAGGACCTGTTCCGCAAGTCCAAAGACCCTCACCTCGCTCTGCTCAATTATCGGGACACTCCGGGAGTCGATGGCTTCAGTCCAGCCCAGCTGTTGATGGGACGTCAGCTGAGAACCAGAGTCCCGATGCAAAACTCCCAGCTACATCCCAACTGGCCGCCTAGGCAAGACGTCGTCGCCAAGGATGTAGCCTACAAGCGTAAGCAGACCGACGACTACAATAGGCATCACATAGCTCGAGACCTGCCACCTCTCCAAACGGGTCAGCGTGTGTGGGTGCGCCCTGACCAAGTGCAAGCTACGGTCCTCAGTCCGGGGCAAAAGCCAAGAAGCTACGTGGTTGAAACAGACCGAGGTGGTGTTGTACAGCGCAACCGCCTTCACCTAGTGCCTTTCGTGCCTTCCGCCTCCGGTGAGGAATCGCTGCGAACAGCTGCACAGCAACCATCGCCACCGCAGCAAGTTCTTCAGAAACCTCAGCCTGCCAACAGCATGGGACCTGCGATCCCCTAAgggcagcctttgcaacattccccAGCAGCCAGGGACCATAGTGGTGGTGTTACACGAACACGGTACGGCCGGCGCGTTGTTCCGCCGCGCCGTTTGAACTTGTGACATTGTGATGTGTTTGGCGTCCTCCATCCTCCCATCAGACTTTCTaaaggggggagatgtagaggtcgccacaattcagccttttgattaggccgccactggagtgtggcgccccctgttactgccgtgcatcatatatatgttcgtgccccaataaagtctgggttacattttcgtccgagCGAGCAGCGTGTACGCGTCAGTCTCTGCGTGTCCGTGCCcttgcggcactaacc
It encodes the following:
- the LOC119405792 gene encoding uncharacterized protein K02A2.6-like, which codes for MARILEGQEGVANMIDDILVYGRTRQEHDARLSQVLSRLAKAGITLNEDKCRFGVSEVSFLGVVVSAKGIRPDPSKVEAVKAMEAPTDVAGVRRLLGMVNHLARFLPHISDVTAHIRALLNKSASWVWQHEQEAAFKKVKELLTSDRCMAKYHPSFDEFVRGITFDVETDHLPLVSLLAKMEVDMLPPRIQRLRLKTMQYQFRMLHVPGKLIATADALSRITHKASTPVDTVELFAAQVVGCMSEVLPLRPEDVRQAQESDAECKALISFCQQGWPRKTKLPLHVSKYASVADELSVCDGILLKGPRIVIPSSLQPAVLTLLHEGHQGINRTKALARESVWWPGISADIASLVANCKQCASTRVNLAEPLVSTALPGCPWEFLGMDLFHLNGQTFLLVVDYYSRFPEVVTLRSTTARAVIDALKSIFARQGIPQDVRSDNGPPFLSQEFAAFAVSYGFNHATSSPHYAQSNGEAERMVRTVKDLFRKSKDPHLALLNYRDTPGVDGFSPAQLLMGRQLRTRVPMQNSQLHPNWPPRQDVVAKDVAYKRKQTDDYNRHHIARDLPPLQTGQRVWVRPDQVQATVLSPGQKPRSYVVETDRGGVVQRNRLHLVPFVPSASGEESLRTAAQQPSPPQQVLQKPQPANSMGPAIP